From the genome of Thermodesulfobacteriota bacterium, one region includes:
- a CDS encoding cytosolic protein has product MPAPDDYDTPWKEVLTRYFPELMAFFFPEAHASIDWSRGYDFLDKELRQVTRDAKLGTRPADKLARVWRHGDDEEVWVLVHPEIQGQSQAAFAKRMYVYNYRIFDRFDRMVMSCAILTDDRPDWRPDRFGYRLLGCEVGFRFPVAKVLDYADRWPMLEAETNPFATVVMAHLKARETKRSASERAHWKIDLVRRLYRKGYERQQVIDLFRFIDWLLALPEELEEGFLRQVAAIEEETAMPYVTSVERIGIRKGLAQGLEQGLEKGLEQGLRQGFAQGREQGVELGRREALRAVAVNLMDLLDDEAIAQRTGLPLEEVRQLRAGVPRPPARSGS; this is encoded by the coding sequence ATGCCAGCTCCCGATGACTACGATACCCCGTGGAAGGAGGTCCTGACCCGGTACTTCCCGGAGCTCATGGCCTTCTTTTTTCCGGAAGCCCATGCCAGTATCGACTGGTCCCGGGGATATGATTTTCTGGACAAGGAGCTCCGGCAGGTGACCCGGGATGCCAAGCTGGGCACGCGGCCGGCGGACAAGCTGGCCAGGGTCTGGCGCCACGGTGACGATGAAGAGGTCTGGGTACTGGTTCATCCCGAGATCCAGGGCCAGTCGCAGGCGGCCTTTGCCAAGCGGATGTATGTCTACAACTACCGGATCTTCGATCGATTCGACCGGATGGTGATGAGCTGCGCGATCCTGACCGATGATCGACCCGACTGGCGGCCAGATCGGTTCGGCTATCGGCTGCTGGGGTGCGAGGTGGGCTTCCGTTTTCCGGTGGCCAAGGTGCTCGACTATGCGGACCGCTGGCCGATGCTGGAGGCGGAGACCAACCCCTTTGCCACGGTGGTGATGGCCCACCTGAAGGCCCGGGAGACGAAGCGCTCGGCCTCCGAGCGGGCGCACTGGAAGATTGACCTGGTACGGCGACTCTACCGCAAGGGCTATGAGCGGCAGCAGGTGATCGATCTCTTCCGGTTCATCGACTGGCTCCTGGCCCTGCCTGAGGAGCTGGAGGAGGGCTTCTTGCGGCAGGTGGCCGCTATCGAGGAGGAAACGGCAATGCCCTACGTGACAAGTGTGGAACGGATCGGCATCAGGAAGGGGCTGGCTCAAGGCCTGGAGCAGGGCCTCGAAAAGGGACTCGAACAGGGCCTTCGCCAGGGTTTCGCGCAGGGCCGCGAGCAGGGTGTGGAACTGGGCCGCCGGGAGGCGTTGCGGGCGGTGGCTGTCAACCTGATGGATCTGCTCGATGACGAGGCCATCGCCCAGCGCACCGGGCTGCCCCTGGAGGAGGTCCGGCAGCTGCGAGCCGGCGTCCCGCGGCCCCCCGCGAGGTCTGGCTCGTAG
- a CDS encoding protein-L-isoaspartate(D-aspartate) O-methyltransferase, giving the protein MVAEQLRQRGIRAEAVLAAMAAVERHLFVPERFRDQAYEDGPLPIGFGQTISQPYIVAAMTEAVKPAPGQRVLEIGTGSGYQAAVLARIVGEVATIEIVPELARSAEGRLAALGFSNVAVRQADGYHGWPEKAPFDAIVVTAAAAFIPPPLIDQLKDGGRMVIPVGSPFMVQTLMLVEKKGGEVRTTALMPVRFVPFRRGP; this is encoded by the coding sequence ATGGTGGCCGAGCAGCTGCGGCAGCGGGGCATCCGCGCCGAAGCCGTCCTGGCGGCCATGGCCGCGGTGGAGCGCCATCTCTTCGTGCCGGAGCGGTTCCGGGACCAGGCGTATGAAGATGGGCCGCTGCCCATCGGCTTCGGCCAGACCATCTCCCAGCCGTACATCGTTGCCGCCATGACCGAGGCGGTGAAGCCGGCCCCAGGCCAGCGGGTCCTGGAGATCGGCACCGGCTCCGGCTACCAGGCCGCGGTGCTGGCCCGGATCGTGGGCGAGGTGGCCACGATCGAGATCGTGCCTGAGCTGGCCCGCTCTGCCGAAGGGCGGCTGGCCGCCCTGGGCTTCAGCAATGTGGCGGTCCGGCAGGCGGACGGCTACCACGGCTGGCCGGAGAAGGCGCCCTTCGACGCCATCGTGGTCACTGCCGCCGCGGCATTCATCCCACCCCCCTTGATCGACCAGCTCAAGGACGGCGGCCGCATGGTGATCCCGGTGGGCTCGCCCTTCATGGTCCAGACGCTCATGCTGGTGGAAAAGAAGGGTGGTGAGGTCAGGACCACCGCCCTTATGCCGGTCCGCTTTGTGCCTTTCCGGAGAGGGCCGTGA
- a CDS encoding AAA family ATPase: protein MLEIKPGHTTTLPRVGTWPETRHVFDEASIWAVNAALAAQRPLLVRGEPGSGKSQLARAAAKELGRAFVPAVVHSRSESQDLLFCYDAVCRLGEAQALAASRGQVDVRAALAPVRFVSPGPLWWTFDWPSAAAQAKQCLSAARPPERPKGWQPKTGGAVLLIDEIDKAEADLPNGLLETLGNGAFTVPLLGRSVGMRPKAPT, encoded by the coding sequence ATGCTTGAGATCAAGCCCGGACACACCACCACCCTGCCGCGGGTCGGCACCTGGCCGGAAACGCGCCATGTCTTTGACGAGGCCAGCATCTGGGCGGTGAACGCCGCGCTGGCGGCGCAGCGGCCGCTCCTGGTACGGGGCGAGCCGGGATCCGGCAAGAGCCAGCTGGCCCGGGCCGCGGCCAAGGAGCTGGGGCGGGCCTTTGTGCCGGCGGTGGTGCACAGCCGCAGCGAAAGCCAGGATCTGCTCTTCTGCTACGATGCGGTCTGCCGTCTCGGCGAGGCCCAGGCCCTGGCAGCCAGCCGTGGCCAGGTCGATGTCCGGGCCGCCCTGGCACCGGTCCGTTTCGTGAGCCCCGGCCCTTTGTGGTGGACCTTCGACTGGCCGTCGGCAGCCGCGCAGGCCAAGCAGTGCCTGTCGGCAGCGCGGCCACCGGAAAGACCGAAGGGCTGGCAGCCCAAGACCGGTGGCGCCGTGCTGCTCATCGACGAGATCGACAAGGCCGAGGCCGATCTGCCCAACGGCCTCCTGGAGACCTTGGGCAACGGCGCCTTCACGGTGCCGCTCCTGGGCCGGTCCGTCGGTATGCGGCCGAAGGCGCCGACGTGA
- a CDS encoding spermidine synthase-like protein translates to MRPAAHPPAALCLAIGLLSCGLIACQLALMQLLALVQWHHFAYLIIAVALLGFGAAGTLLALLAPARRQRLPELMPTLLLATAAAMALLVPASHLVLGRFDAYEILVDPGQILLLGALQLLFFVPFFLGALPIGIAFASHTQGIGTLYLANLLGSGLGGPAAILALGLVAPQRLPVLLAVLPLAGGLCLGGWPPSRRRLAAALLAMVLLAVAWTGPWTPRLSAYKDLSHARQLPEAVVRARQPSPQGLVERLAAPALRHAPGLSLHYRGEVAARDGIFVNGDWWGAVPPWPPEASGPLLDQTPAVLPYRLAPRPQVLVLHAGSGEAVGQALVHGGRVIAVEPHRTAVAVARSSASPYDDPGVALHVIEPRTFLARDQGRYDLITLPAVGGFGSSGLLALQEQYLLTREGFDALWAHLTPGGVLQVTAWLDFPARASLRLAATVAELLERQGVGDPRSHLAVVRSWASITFLVARSPLPGEEVGRLGEACQALGFDLFLAPGRAPEAGSRFHQLENEQFLKDLRDLLGPDRERVLADYPFDIRPARDDRPFFFQLLSWQSLPLLARLFGERALPLVEMGYAVVLVTVVQLAVAAAILVLLPLARRRGAGSLRLWTLRHFGGIGVAYMFVEIALIHELVLAFGQAMEAAAAAIGILLVASGSGSFVSDRLAASRRAAGRAAAAAGLAVALLALLLPATVRATIAWPLGVKALAVVLAISPAAFAMGFCFPLGMRVLDQEGGGRVAWGWSINGCASVASAALAVVVAVEWGFRAVLLAAVAAYGLAAWGPAVDTRRVFW, encoded by the coding sequence GTGAGGCCGGCGGCCCATCCGCCGGCCGCTCTTTGTCTGGCCATCGGCCTCCTGTCCTGCGGTCTCATCGCCTGCCAGCTGGCCTTGATGCAGCTCCTGGCCCTGGTGCAGTGGCACCATTTCGCCTACCTCATCATCGCCGTGGCCCTCCTGGGCTTTGGCGCCGCCGGCACCCTCCTGGCCCTGCTTGCCCCGGCGCGGCGGCAGCGGCTCCCGGAGCTGATGCCAACGCTCCTGTTGGCCACCGCCGCCGCCATGGCGTTGCTCGTGCCGGCGAGTCATCTGGTCCTCGGCCGCTTCGACGCCTACGAGATCCTGGTCGACCCCGGTCAGATCCTCCTTTTGGGCGCCTTGCAGCTCCTCTTCTTCGTGCCCTTTTTCCTGGGCGCTTTGCCCATCGGCATCGCCTTTGCCAGCCACACCCAGGGGATCGGCACCCTCTACCTGGCCAACCTTCTGGGCTCCGGTCTGGGAGGGCCGGCCGCCATCCTGGCCCTGGGTCTGGTGGCGCCCCAGAGGCTGCCGGTGCTCCTGGCGGTTTTGCCCCTGGCCGGTGGCCTCTGCCTTGGCGGCTGGCCGCCTTCCCGCCGGAGGCTGGCCGCAGCGCTCCTGGCAATGGTGCTCCTGGCGGTGGCCTGGACCGGCCCGTGGACGCCGCGGCTTTCCGCCTACAAGGATCTGAGCCATGCCCGGCAGCTGCCCGAGGCCGTGGTCCGGGCCCGGCAGCCGAGCCCGCAAGGCCTGGTGGAGCGGCTGGCGGCGCCGGCGCTGCGCCATGCGCCGGGTCTCAGTCTCCACTATCGAGGCGAGGTGGCGGCCCGGGATGGCATCTTCGTGAACGGCGACTGGTGGGGTGCGGTGCCCCCGTGGCCGCCGGAGGCGAGCGGCCCGCTTCTGGACCAGACCCCGGCGGTGCTGCCTTACCGCCTGGCCCCGCGGCCGCAGGTGCTGGTGCTCCATGCCGGCAGCGGCGAGGCGGTGGGCCAGGCCCTCGTCCATGGCGGCCGGGTGATCGCCGTGGAGCCGCATCGGACCGCGGTGGCCGTCGCCCGCTCGAGCGCCAGCCCGTATGACGATCCCGGGGTGGCCCTGCACGTCATCGAGCCCCGCACCTTCCTGGCCCGGGACCAGGGCCGCTACGACCTCATCACCCTGCCGGCCGTGGGCGGCTTCGGCTCCTCGGGGCTTCTCGCCCTGCAGGAGCAGTATCTGCTCACCAGGGAAGGCTTCGACGCCCTGTGGGCGCATCTGACCCCTGGCGGGGTCCTGCAGGTCACCGCCTGGCTGGACTTCCCGGCCCGGGCGTCCCTGCGGCTGGCCGCCACCGTGGCCGAGCTTCTGGAGCGCCAGGGGGTGGGGGATCCCCGGTCGCATCTGGCGGTGGTGCGCTCCTGGGCCAGCATCACCTTTCTGGTCGCCAGGAGCCCCTTGCCCGGCGAGGAGGTGGGTCGCCTGGGCGAGGCCTGCCAGGCCCTGGGTTTTGACCTCTTCCTGGCCCCGGGGCGCGCTCCCGAGGCGGGGAGCCGCTTCCACCAGCTGGAGAACGAACAGTTTCTCAAGGATCTCCGGGACCTGCTCGGTCCCGACCGGGAGCGGGTCCTGGCCGACTACCCTTTCGACATCCGGCCGGCCCGGGATGACCGCCCCTTCTTCTTCCAGCTCCTGTCCTGGCAAAGCCTGCCGCTTCTGGCCAGGCTCTTCGGCGAGCGGGCCCTGCCGCTGGTGGAGATGGGCTATGCCGTGGTCCTGGTCACCGTGGTCCAGCTGGCAGTGGCTGCGGCCATCCTGGTGCTCCTGCCCCTGGCCCGCCGGCGTGGCGCCGGCAGCCTGCGCCTCTGGACGCTCCGCCATTTCGGCGGCATCGGCGTGGCCTACATGTTCGTGGAGATCGCCCTCATCCATGAGCTGGTGCTCGCCTTTGGCCAGGCCATGGAGGCGGCGGCCGCTGCCATCGGCATTCTCCTCGTCGCCTCGGGGAGCGGCAGCTTCGTCTCGGACCGCCTGGCCGCCAGCCGGCGGGCGGCCGGCCGAGCCGCGGCGGCGGCCGGGCTGGCGGTGGCCCTCCTGGCGCTGCTCCTGCCGGCAACCGTGCGGGCCACCATCGCCTGGCCCCTGGGCGTAAAGGCCCTGGCCGTGGTGCTGGCCATAAGCCCAGCGGCCTTTGCCATGGGCTTCTGCTTTCCCCTGGGTATGCGGGTGCTCGATCAGGAGGGAGGCGGCCGGGTGGCCTGGGGCTGGTCGATCAACGGCTGCGCCTCGGTGGCCAGCGCCGCCCTGGCGGTGGTGGTCGCCGTGGAGTGGGGCTTCCGGGCGGTACTGCTGGCCGCGGTGGCTGCTTACGGCCTGGCGGCCTGGGGACCGGCAGTCGACACCCGCCGGGTGTTTTGGTAG
- a CDS encoding reverse transcriptase/maturase family protein, giving the protein MKYRFFAVPALDPEVAASELNGFLGSVRVANLEKNLIADGQRSFWAVCVAYWEGGAPAAGRGARIDYREVFDEKDFALFARLREAILDETAPAGRFRQFVIADPKTRIIHAACFQDRVLHHALMHLAGPVLERTMVPTTYACRPGKGPLAGVHRVQRNVRRFPWLVKIDIAKYFASVDHKILLDLLDRRFKGRQGLALMARILGSYETDPGKGLPIGSLTSQHFANFYLDGLDRFLLEDLGVAGHVRYMDDVIWWCASRGEAKASLQEATEWLVAKRRLALHRNSQVNRSAAGVTFCGFRVKPGALLLSRRRRRRYSEQRTSLEQAFVHGRIGALELQARFASVLAITAHGDSLSWRRQELRRRPCPIEG; this is encoded by the coding sequence ATGAAGTACAGGTTTTTCGCCGTTCCAGCTTTGGATCCCGAAGTGGCTGCCAGCGAGTTGAACGGGTTTCTGGGCTCGGTGCGGGTCGCCAACCTCGAAAAGAACCTCATTGCCGACGGCCAGCGCAGCTTCTGGGCGGTCTGTGTTGCGTACTGGGAGGGCGGCGCACCGGCGGCCGGCCGCGGTGCCAGGATCGACTACCGGGAGGTGTTCGACGAGAAGGATTTTGCCCTGTTCGCCAGGCTGCGGGAGGCTATTCTGGACGAGACGGCCCCTGCTGGCCGCTTCCGGCAGTTCGTAATCGCGGATCCCAAGACGCGGATCATCCATGCGGCCTGCTTCCAGGACCGGGTGCTCCACCATGCCTTGATGCATCTGGCCGGTCCGGTTCTGGAACGGACCATGGTGCCGACCACCTACGCCTGCCGGCCAGGCAAGGGGCCGTTGGCCGGCGTGCACCGGGTGCAGCGGAACGTGCGCCGTTTTCCCTGGCTGGTCAAGATCGACATCGCAAAGTACTTTGCCTCGGTGGATCACAAGATTCTGTTGGACCTTCTGGACCGCCGGTTCAAGGGCCGGCAGGGGCTGGCGCTCATGGCCCGCATCCTGGGATCCTACGAAACGGACCCGGGGAAGGGACTGCCCATCGGTTCCCTCACCTCGCAGCATTTTGCCAACTTCTACCTGGACGGTCTGGACCGTTTTCTTCTGGAGGACCTGGGAGTGGCCGGTCACGTTCGGTACATGGATGACGTCATCTGGTGGTGCGCCAGCCGGGGCGAGGCCAAGGCATCCCTGCAAGAGGCGACGGAGTGGCTCGTCGCCAAGCGGCGGCTGGCCTTGCACCGAAACAGCCAGGTGAATCGGTCCGCGGCGGGTGTCACCTTCTGCGGTTTCCGGGTCAAGCCGGGTGCCCTGCTCCTGAGCCGTCGCCGCCGCCGGCGGTACAGCGAGCAGCGGACCAGCCTGGAGCAGGCCTTCGTCCATGGTCGGATCGGTGCCCTGGAGCTGCAGGCCCGTTTCGCCTCCGTTTTGGCCATCACCGCCCATGGTGATAGCCTCTCCTGGCGCCGGCAGGAGCTCCGGCGCCGTCCCTGTCCCATCGAGGGTTGA
- a CDS encoding formylglycine-generating enzyme family protein: protein MTGRIAPGTKAGVGRADLLACLGRLGEDGLDRAAGLFGFAPAPPLQPTIPVPPAPDTPAGEEARPPASGPVEHRFDNTPRPARFWHVVACRQLSEAEVALEEPEWLRGQRPLTPEEIKPDPTARALPSRPLLLWSRLWPFLKAALGAHQTGGAVDLERAVAMLATGGRPLTRLPRLPRLRFAPTSQLLLDFDHRSAMFWSDFRGLATRLARLRGGAGLAVLALDAGPGGRMQRWQPRSGGRRRGWQPAGPPRPYRLPEPGSPVLVLSDLGYYDASGRAREAWLRFGRRLRQAGLVPTALSPTPPRRWDPELAAVWRLASWDRGVRLPRLDRPGCRGQSPRANPRAGEGWEQLLALLSPAVSVEPPLLRAMRLLLPQGQADVGSEAEAWLHPHVLSCLLGFFFADGTQKRWREDFRKQPARLRQAAGQLIRAHHAHLPPVVRHEEELLLGNLAGENAPGEAAQAFVARTVKTLEAEPRPEIKDFVRRQAGRQHASMWRFCEPLAALWILANKEELQASRVELPPGLDLARVAWVLDQPAPPRDCRLWQQGPALVLTVDPELPAFGPSGAVATGSLVGSLTARRLLQAAGGAEKGPHGAVVGEKAAVVVEPLPSAGPIVLRSEVEEMAIDTVARPAWAAAMGRDRQGLFVEIGEGEASRRAYWLNPGRYPVEQRAGQAFLAMEEGAWLDEAGFRPLVRSGFRQPPWAERFGVDPYGVWAEFQVKGVWQRMRWIRPGRFLMGSPEDEPERDGDEQQHEVILTRAFWLADTACTQALWKAVMGRKQLSQFRGDLRPMESVSWDQCMDFVRRINKQLPGLGLRLPFEAEWEYACRAGTTTPFSFGATITPEQVNYDGNYPYAGGRKGLYRNETVEVGSLPANPWGLFEMHGNVWEWCSDWYGDYPTGSVVDPEGSSTRSGRVLRGGSWVIDAWRCRSAYRYRIDPANRYVFIGFRLARGQ, encoded by the coding sequence ATGACCGGCCGGATCGCGCCTGGGACAAAGGCCGGGGTGGGCCGGGCGGATCTTCTCGCCTGCCTGGGCCGGCTGGGGGAAGACGGCCTGGACCGGGCGGCTGGTCTGTTCGGGTTTGCGCCTGCCCCGCCGTTGCAGCCGACGATCCCTGTCCCCCCTGCCCCGGACACCCCGGCCGGGGAAGAGGCCAGACCGCCGGCCTCCGGTCCGGTGGAGCACCGTTTCGACAACACCCCCCGGCCGGCCCGTTTCTGGCACGTGGTCGCCTGCCGGCAGCTGTCCGAGGCCGAGGTGGCGCTGGAGGAGCCGGAGTGGCTTCGAGGGCAGAGGCCCCTCACCCCGGAAGAGATCAAACCGGATCCAACGGCCCGGGCGCTGCCCAGCCGGCCGCTTCTCCTGTGGTCCCGGCTCTGGCCCTTTCTCAAGGCGGCCCTGGGCGCGCACCAGACCGGCGGGGCGGTCGATCTGGAGCGGGCGGTGGCCATGCTGGCCACGGGTGGCCGGCCCCTGACCCGACTGCCCCGTCTTCCCCGCCTGCGCTTCGCGCCCACCAGTCAGCTCCTCCTGGACTTCGACCACCGGAGCGCCATGTTCTGGTCCGACTTCCGGGGTCTGGCCACGAGACTGGCCCGGCTGCGGGGCGGCGCCGGACTGGCGGTCCTGGCCCTCGACGCTGGACCGGGCGGGCGCATGCAGCGGTGGCAGCCCAGGAGCGGCGGCCGGCGCAGGGGCTGGCAGCCGGCCGGTCCGCCCCGGCCGTACCGGTTGCCGGAGCCCGGCTCGCCGGTGCTGGTGCTGAGCGACCTGGGCTACTACGACGCCAGCGGCCGGGCCCGTGAGGCCTGGCTGCGCTTCGGCCGCCGGCTGCGGCAGGCCGGTTTGGTCCCCACCGCCCTCAGCCCGACGCCACCCCGGCGCTGGGACCCGGAGCTGGCGGCGGTCTGGCGGCTGGCCTCCTGGGATCGGGGCGTCCGGCTGCCGCGGCTGGACCGGCCCGGTTGTCGCGGCCAGTCGCCCCGGGCCAATCCCCGGGCCGGGGAGGGGTGGGAGCAGCTGCTGGCGCTCCTGTCGCCGGCGGTCTCCGTGGAGCCGCCTCTCCTGCGGGCCATGCGCCTTCTCCTTCCCCAAGGCCAGGCCGATGTGGGCAGCGAGGCCGAGGCCTGGCTGCACCCGCACGTGCTTTCCTGCCTTCTGGGCTTCTTCTTTGCCGATGGCACCCAGAAGCGCTGGCGTGAGGATTTTCGCAAGCAGCCGGCCAGGTTGCGGCAGGCGGCCGGCCAGCTCATCCGGGCTCACCACGCCCACCTGCCGCCGGTGGTCCGCCACGAGGAGGAGCTTCTCCTGGGCAACCTGGCGGGCGAGAACGCCCCGGGCGAGGCGGCGCAGGCCTTTGTGGCCCGTACTGTCAAGACTCTTGAAGCCGAGCCGCGGCCGGAGATCAAGGATTTTGTCCGGCGGCAGGCTGGCCGCCAGCATGCCTCCATGTGGCGGTTCTGCGAGCCCCTGGCCGCGTTGTGGATCTTGGCCAACAAGGAGGAGCTGCAGGCCAGCCGGGTGGAGCTGCCGCCCGGGCTGGATCTGGCCCGAGTGGCCTGGGTGTTGGACCAGCCGGCGCCGCCCCGGGACTGTCGCCTCTGGCAGCAGGGGCCGGCCCTGGTGCTGACCGTCGATCCCGAGCTGCCGGCCTTCGGTCCGTCCGGGGCAGTGGCCACCGGCAGCCTGGTGGGGAGTCTGACAGCCCGGCGGCTGTTGCAGGCAGCCGGCGGAGCCGAGAAGGGGCCACACGGCGCGGTGGTGGGGGAGAAGGCCGCGGTGGTGGTGGAGCCGCTGCCGTCTGCCGGTCCCATCGTCCTCCGGAGCGAGGTGGAGGAGATGGCCATCGACACCGTGGCCAGGCCGGCCTGGGCGGCCGCCATGGGCCGGGACCGGCAGGGTCTTTTCGTGGAAATCGGGGAAGGGGAGGCCAGTCGCCGCGCCTACTGGCTCAACCCGGGCCGCTACCCGGTCGAGCAGCGTGCCGGCCAGGCCTTCCTGGCGATGGAGGAGGGGGCGTGGCTGGATGAGGCCGGGTTTCGGCCTCTGGTGCGCTCTGGTTTCCGGCAGCCGCCTTGGGCCGAGCGCTTTGGTGTTGATCCGTACGGCGTCTGGGCGGAGTTCCAGGTGAAAGGGGTCTGGCAGCGCATGCGCTGGATCCGGCCCGGCCGCTTCCTCATGGGCTCGCCGGAGGACGAGCCGGAGCGTGACGGGGATGAGCAGCAGCACGAGGTGATCCTGACCCGGGCCTTCTGGTTGGCGGATACTGCTTGCACCCAGGCGTTGTGGAAGGCGGTGATGGGGCGGAAGCAGCTCAGCCAGTTCAGGGGTGATTTAAGGCCGATGGAGAGTGTGAGCTGGGATCAATGCATGGACTTTGTGCGCAGGATCAACAAGCAGCTCCCAGGTCTTGGACTGCGGCTGCCCTTCGAGGCGGAGTGGGAATACGCCTGCCGGGCGGGCACCACGACGCCTTTTTCCTTCGGCGCAACGATTACCCCGGAGCAAGTCAACTACGATGGCAACTATCCGTATGCCGGCGGACGGAAGGGGTTGTACCGAAACGAGACGGTGGAGGTCGGGTCGCTGCCTGCCAACCCCTGGGGCCTCTTCGAGATGCACGGCAATGTCTGGGAGTGGTGCAGCGACTGGTATGGCGACTACCCGACCGGAAGCGTGGTCGATCCTGAAGGTTCGTCCACGCGCTCCGGGCGGGTGCTCCGTGGCGGCAGCTGGGTCATCGACGCCTGGAGGTGCCGTTCGGCCTACCGGTACAGGATCGACCCCGCCAACCGCTACGTCTTCATCGGCTTCCGCCTTGCCCGAGGTCAGTAG
- a CDS encoding NAD(P)/FAD-dependent oxidoreductase — translation MSEQPHGAILQRDKTTYAIVPRTPAGIVSAEVLERLSAVARRYQIPIVKITSGQRLALVGIRKEDLPGIWQDLAMDAGRALELCLHYVQACPGNTVCSLGLRDSLSLGLALEQIFMDMALPAKLKMGVSGCSMCCGESYLRDVGVIGKKAGWTLTFGGNSGGRPRIADVLAEGLSDDEVVAKVRRVLEYYRGEGKKKERTARFVERMGVAAVQAAVA, via the coding sequence ATGAGCGAGCAGCCCCACGGAGCAATCCTGCAGCGGGACAAGACCACCTACGCCATCGTGCCCCGGACCCCGGCCGGGATCGTGTCGGCTGAGGTGCTGGAGCGGCTCAGTGCCGTGGCCCGCCGGTACCAGATCCCCATTGTCAAGATCACCTCCGGCCAACGGCTGGCCCTGGTGGGCATCAGGAAAGAGGACCTGCCCGGCATCTGGCAGGATCTGGCCATGGACGCCGGCCGGGCCCTGGAGCTCTGTCTCCACTACGTGCAGGCCTGCCCGGGAAACACGGTCTGCTCCCTGGGGCTGCGGGATTCCCTGTCCCTGGGCCTGGCCCTGGAGCAGATCTTCATGGATATGGCGCTGCCCGCCAAGCTCAAGATGGGGGTGTCCGGCTGCTCCATGTGCTGCGGCGAGAGCTATCTGCGGGATGTGGGGGTGATCGGCAAGAAGGCCGGCTGGACCCTCACCTTCGGCGGCAACAGCGGCGGCCGGCCACGGATCGCCGATGTCCTGGCCGAGGGCCTGTCAGACGACGAGGTGGTGGCCAAGGTGCGACGGGTCCTGGAGTACTACCGCGGTGAGGGCAAGAAGAAGGAAAGAACCGCCCGCTTCGTGGAGCGGATGGGGGTGGCGGCGGTGCAGGCGGCCGTGGCCTGA
- a CDS encoding formylglycine-generating enzyme family protein, translating into MSAKPDDTGAQIRLHSTLPDSFPAPWASDWGEDRYGRLWMAFTFQGVRQVLRWIRPGSFQMGSPPNEPERFKNEEQHEVILTRGFWLADTACSQRLWQAVMGENPSRFKGEARPVERVGWEDCQAFLARINEQVPGLELRLPSEAEWEYACRAGTTTPFSFGTTITPDQVNYDGNHPYAGDRKGLYRQETVDVKSLPANPWGLYEMHGNVWEWCADWYGEYSAATVVDPVGPFTGTGRVLRGGSWSTAPGGAVPPTGTGSPPPTATATAASALPEVNDRPGRQGGRWRPGRTDAAEPRRSGPAAAGAASRLQPRPGARPAARQRPGLLLPCDHRMERPSTFLSGLHHASSR; encoded by the coding sequence GTGAGCGCCAAGCCTGACGACACCGGGGCACAGATCCGCCTGCATTCCACCCTTCCCGACAGCTTCCCCGCCCCCTGGGCCAGCGACTGGGGCGAGGACCGGTACGGGCGGCTGTGGATGGCCTTCACCTTTCAGGGTGTGCGCCAAGTCCTGCGCTGGATCCGGCCCGGCAGCTTCCAGATGGGCTCGCCGCCCAACGAGCCGGAGCGTTTCAAGAATGAAGAGCAGCACGAGGTGATCCTGACCCGAGGCTTCTGGCTGGCGGACACCGCCTGCAGCCAAAGGCTGTGGCAGGCGGTGATGGGCGAGAACCCCAGCCGGTTCAAGGGCGAGGCCAGGCCGGTGGAGCGGGTCGGTTGGGAGGACTGCCAGGCCTTCCTGGCCCGCATCAACGAGCAGGTCCCTGGCCTCGAGCTGCGGCTGCCCTCCGAGGCGGAATGGGAGTATGCCTGCCGGGCCGGCACCACGACGCCCTTTTCCTTTGGCACCACCATCACCCCTGACCAGGTCAACTACGATGGCAACCACCCGTATGCGGGCGACCGGAAGGGGTTGTATCGACAAGAGACGGTGGACGTCAAGTCGCTGCCCGCCAACCCCTGGGGTCTCTATGAGATGCACGGCAATGTCTGGGAATGGTGTGCGGACTGGTATGGGGAGTATTCGGCCGCAACCGTGGTCGACCCTGTGGGTCCATTTACAGGCACCGGGCGGGTGCTCCGTGGCGGCAGTTGGTCGACCGCGCCAGGGGGTGCCGTTCCGCCTACCGGCACAGGCTCGCCCCCGCCGACCGCCACGGCGACCGCGGCTTCCGCCTTGCCCGAGGTCAATGACAGGCCGGGCAGGCAGGGAGGCAGGTGGCGGCCGGGCCGGACAGACGCGGCGGAGCCGCGGCGGTCAGGACCTGCCGCCGCCGGCGCCGCCAGCCGGCTGCAGCCAAGGCCGGGAGCCCGGCCAGCGGCTCGACAGCGGCCGGGCCTTTTGCTACCTTGTGACCACAGGATGGAGCGCCCATCCACTTTCCTTTCAGGGCTTCATCATGCCAGCTCCCGATGA